Genomic segment of Thermococcus sp.:
AATCCCAAGGTAATCAGAGGCCTCCTCGACGGCCTCGCGGGGATTATCCGAGAAAGGTCTCAGTTCGACCTCGTACAGCTCTTCAATCGCTTTAACAAGCTCCTGAACCCACCACTCCTCAACGTAGTTGGCAGGAAGGAGGGTCTGGTTGTTCTCCACGAAGTCGCCGAAGTTGACCAGGGCGTCCCCAACGTAAAGAATCTCCTCGACGTCGTTCCTGACCTTTAAAGCCGTCTCGTAGTCGTCGACCCTAATTACAGAGCCGTCCTTGAGCTTGACTATAGGCCCCTCTATGGTGGTTGCTGGGGTCACGATACAGCCCTTTCCGGGCCTTTCCGTCTTCATCTGGGTTCCAATCGCTATGAACTCGTCGAGAATAATCATTGTCGCCGGATTGACACTCCACGTGGCGAAACCGCTAACACGGGAACGGCCGTATCTCAGCCTGAAACCGCCGTTTGTAGAAGGCTCGGCGAAGAGTGGCCTCCCGCCGATTATCTCCTTGGTGTACTTCTTGTTGGGAGCGATGTTGGCCCTAAACCTCTCGTAGAGCTCGTAGTAGAAGCCCTTCTCAACCTTTTCGGCCAATTCTTCACTAACCCCAGAATCTTCAGCCTTGGATTCACTCGATTTGGAATCTTCCGCGCCCTTGCCCTTCTCCTTAGCCTCAACGAACTCCTTTATCCAGTCCCAGCCCTCTATCCCCATCTTGTCTATGTATTTGACCAGCTTCTTGGCCTTCTGGAGGACGCCCTCTGCAAGAACTAGGATAGCCCCACCGCGAAGGTGGTTGGTCTCAACGCCGGGAACGTTCCTGTGACTCACCTCGACCTTATCCGTCTCTTCACCCGTTATCTCAATGGGGATGTTCTTCATGGCCAGCCTCACTTCTTCGGGTTCCGGATGGTATTGCAATCTCGTAACGGCCCTGTGGTAGAGGTCAACCTCCTCAACCATCCTCTCTATATGCTCCTCGCTCGGCTTGAACCGGTCGAGGCCGAGCTTCTTCCTCACGTAGTCTCCAACCAGAACGCTCAACGCCTGGGCCGTTCCGCCCGAGCTCCTTATTGGACCGGCGTAGTAGAGAGCGAGGTATTCGCTCCCATCGGCCCACTCGTTGCGCTTGATTTTAACGTCGGCTATTCCTTCCAGAGGAGCTGAGACTATTCCCTCGGTGAGTATCGCGAGGGCAGTTCTCACGGCCTGTTCCGCGTACTTCTCCTTGCTCCCCAGGTCGCCGAACTTGCCCTCAATGATTTCATCAACGACCTTGAGGGCCGCGAGCTCCTTGCCGTATTCCTTCACCAGGGCCCTAATCCTCTCGGCAACGCCCTTGGGCCCAACGAGGCTCTCGACACGGCCAGCCATGTCAGTTGCCTGGGGAACCTCGACCTCTAGACTCGGGTCCTTACCTTGGGCCCTCGCCCTTCTCGCTATCTCATAGGCCCTGTCAATCTCGCGCTGGAGGGATTCGAAGTAGGCTCTCATTTCAGGCGAGTAGAGCTCCTCGGACATCTCACACACCCTCACAGAACTGCTCAAAGCTTACAACCGCCCTCAAACGGGCCGTTTCAACGTCGATTATCGGAACCCTCGCGGGGGTAGGAACGATGTTGACCATCTTCTGGAACTCGGTCTGGGCCTGCCAGGTTCCGCTGTTTATGACGAAGACACCATTGTAAATCCGGTATTCCATAACGTGGACGTGACCGGCCTGGAATAGGTCCGGAACGGACTCTATGACGAGGGTATCCTCCGGGTCGGGAGCAATGGGAACCTTGTTGCCGAAGGTCGGCGCGAGGTGCCTAAGCTTGAGGAGGTCAACCATCGCCTCGGCCGGCCTGTGATGGCTCCTCTTGGGTATGAAGTCAACAACATCCTCGATTCCCCTTCCGTGGGCGATGAGAAACTCCCTGCCGTGGAGGTTTATCACAGCGGGGTTGCTTATTATGACGGCGTTCTTGAGCTTGTATATCGGCTTTGCGTACTCCTCATAAAAGCCCGGCTGTGGCAGGGCCGTCCTCGCGGCGTCGTGGTTGCCGGGGCCGATGAACATTGTTATATGCCCCGGAACGTTGCGGAGGAGGTTTGCCAAAGCTTCATACTGGTCGAAAATGTCTGGAATGGCCAGCTCGTTGTACTGGCCTGGGTAAATGCCGACGCCATCAACCACGTCACCGCCGAGTATCATGTACTTAATCCTGCTCACGAGTTCCTCCTCGGCCCTGCTGTTGACCTCGCCGTTGAGCCACTCAAGGAACTTCTCAAAGGCCTTCTCGCAGAACTTGTTTGAACCGACGTGGATGTCACTCAGCAGAATCGCGTAGACCTTCTCCTCAAGGGGTGGTTTTTCCCGCCTGAACTTGGGAACGTCGGGGAGGAAAACGCGGTTGGCGAAGAAAATACCCCTGCCAGGCTGACCGCGGAATGCAACGACCGAATCGGGCATTATCGCGTTGTAAACGTTCGAAGCTCTCTCCTTGTCCTTTCCGAGGAAGACCTTGATTCTGCCCGTGGTGTCTTCGACCTCGAACATGAAGCCCTTGGCCGTTTCCCTCTTGCTGTTAACAAGGCCGATTATCGTAACCTCATCATCCCTAACGTAGCTCAGCTTTGCAATGTCTATGACCGTCCCGATTTCAGGATTCTCTCGGAAGATTCTGCGCATCTTCTTGAGCCTCGATTTAAAATAGCTCGAGTAGGCCTGGATTATTATCTCGCCCTCCTTGCTCGCGGCGTTCTTCACCTTGGGGGCCTCGAACTTCACGTTCTTGACGTCAAAGGTTACCCTCCACTCGTCAGGGATTTCCTTGGCCCTATAACGGAAGCCCTCCTTGGGTTTTATCACGACGTCTTCGTAGGTAGAATAGCTCTTCTCGCCCTCAACGTCCTCCCCAACGTAAGCTATCGGAACCCCGTAGTCGCCGTAAACTATCTTTGGCTTCACACCGTTCCCGTTTTCGTAGTAATCCTCGCTATCAAGATAGCCGTTTCCATAGGCTTTGCCGTTTTCGACTTCCACTGGAAGGGATTCCCCAGGGGGGTTTTCTAATACCGACTCCAATATCTCCATGACCTCGTTTTCGGGACTTTCAGGCTCGGTGATTCCAGTGGAAATGAAACTCTCCCCCTCTGAAACATTCTCAATGGGAGCTTCTTCAACGACAGAGAAGGCACTAGACTGCCCCAAATTTACATTAGTTCCAGTGGAAACAAAGGTCTCATCGGAAGATTCAGGAAGCTCGCCACTATTTTCCACAGAAACAGAAACCGAAGGCCTGACCTCAGCGATGTCTCCAGTGGAAATAGAACCCGCTTCTTCGCCGGATTCCACTATACCCAAAGGCCCAGTCTCAGACGTCTCTTCCGTTAAAGCGGGCTCAGAAGTAGATGTTTCATCAGTTTCGCCCGTTTCCTCAGAGATTTCGCCAATAGAATCCCCAAAAGACCCTTTCATTTCGGGCCTCTTGGAGACCGGCTCAACGGGTTCTCCAGTGGAAACAATGCCCATCTCCAAGAGAAACTCCCCAGCTAGTGAGGAGTCTATAACAAAGGTACCTTTGGCCTTGGCAAACTTAATCAGCTCTGCCAACGTGAAGTCCTTCTTGTAGTGGGGTTCGAGGAGGTAGTAGGCGGATGGCGTTATCAGGTACTTGTTCTTGATTAAATCCTCGATTAACATCAGAACAACCTCCTCTGCTTGGAGAGGGTCAGCGTGAGGAGGCTCCTAACCTGCTCATCGTGGCGGTAGATGTTCTTCACCATGTAGGGAGTAACGTTCAGCCTTATCTCCTTTGTCCTCCCGTAACGTCCCTTGCTGACGACCTTGGCGTTAATGATTCCAAGCATATCCAGCTCGTTAATCAAATCGCTCACGCGCCTCTGGGTGAGGGGCTCAACGTCGAGGTGGTCGCAGAGGGATTTGTAAACGGAGTAAACATCGCCCGTGTTCGCCGGCAACTCGCCGTTCTCGTCTAGCATAACTATCGCGTAGAGGAGGACCTTCGAGTGGAGCGGAAGGGTCTTTATGACCTCCTCCATGGTGTCCTGCTCTATCTTTTCCTGAGCCTTCCAGACGTGCCTCTCAGTCACTTTGCTTGCACCTTCACGCTCCGCTATTTCACCGGCGACGCGGAGCAAATCCAAGGCACGCCTCGCGTCACCGTGTTCTCTAGCTGCCAAAGCCGCACAGAGCGGAACGACGGCATCATCAAGGACACCATCATAGAAAGCCTCCTTAGCACGTTGCATTAGGATGTCCCTGAGCTGGTTTGCATCGTAGGGTGGAAAAACGACTTCCTCCTCGCTCAAACTCGAGAGAACACGGGCATCCAGGTATTCTTTGAACTTGAGGTCGTTTGAGATGCCGACTATGCTTACCTTCGCCCTCGACAGTTCCGTGTTAATCCTCGTCAGGGAGTAAAGGATGTCGTCGCCACTCTTCTTGATGAGCTTGTCAATCTCGTCCAGGACGATTATAACGAAGCGCTCCTTCGCGTCTATAACCTCTTTCAGCTTGGCGTAGACCTCATCCGTTGGCCAGCCAACGAGGGGAACCTCAACTCCACTTTCCGCCTTGAAGTGGTTCACTATCCTCGCGAGAACGCGGTAGTGGGTGTCAACTATTTCACAGTTGATGTAGATGACCTCAACGGGAATGTTGTACTTCTTCGATATCTTTTTGAGCTCCTCGGTAACGAACTTCACGGTCACGGTTTTACCGGTGCCGGTTTTACCGTAAACAAAGACGTTGGAAGGAGTTTCTCCCCTGAGAACTGGAACGAGGATATGGGCGAGTTCATCAATCTGCTCGTGCCTGTGGGGGAGTTCCTTTGGAGTATAGCTGTGCCTGAGCACTTCCTTGTTCTTGAATATCTTCTTGGCGTGAAGGTACTTCTCGAATATCGAGGTCAGGTAGTCGTCACTGCCCATGGCTCCCATCTCCACCGGAAATCATACTCTCCGCAGGAATCATTGCCGAGAGAGACTTCATAGAGGCGATGAAATGATAGCAAATACAGACATGATTTGGATATATTTCAACATTTACCTGAATTTTGGGAGCTTCTCCCAGATTTCCACCGGAAGCACAGGATACAGTGGAAAGCATAGCAACTGCGGAGTTCGGGTTTATATGCCTTGTTGAACAGGAAGATGTAAAAAGACAACCAATGCATCAGAGGGTTGGTCTCAGAAATAACCTCTCTCGTCTTCCTCGGGAAGGACTTCTGATAATAAAGCCCGGGCCTCCTCTCTCGGCATCCCCACCTTGGAGATGAGAAACTCAAGAAGTTCCTCCCTGCTGGCGCCTTTTCTGAGCCTCTCGTAGACCATGGCAAGCACACGCTCCCTGAGGAGGTTCTCAAACTCGCTCTCAAGCCCCAGAGAAGAGACAGCAGAAAGAAGGCCAAACAGAAGGGCTGAGAGAGCATCGTTAAACTCCTTCTTCCCCAGCGTCGAGGAATCAAGGTCTACCGCCAGGTAAACGTCGTCGTTCATACCCATGAGGATGAACTTCATTAGGTTTATCTCGGCGTTCAGCTTTAGGAGAGCATGGTAAACCTTGAGCTTCTCGTCCTTTGTCATCGAGAATGTCTCAAGCCCCATGGAAACGAGCAAACGGATGAAACCATCACCAAAGGAGACCAGAAGGGTGAATGGCATCCTCGGATGTTCGGCCGCGTAAAGATTGGGCTCAAGCTGCTTAACTGCCCAGGGCAGGTCAATGATGTCGTTCGCCTCGTCGTTGCCGGAGCGCAACCACTCGAGAACCTTCTCCATCACTTCCATTGGAACCACCAGCTGAAATAGGGTGGTGGCAAATTAAGGGTTTGCCCCTCCAGAGGAAACGAGAAAGTTGAATGCCCAGGAATGTACACAAGATTTTGTATTTGGAAACCAGAAAGAAATTAGAGTTTTTTATTTCCACTGAAAGAAAAATGAACATAAATGGCTAGCCAATGGAGGGTATTAGTGAACTTAAAAGTTCAGAGTAGTTAAACAATAAAGGTTGCAATTTTATATGAAGTTAAACAGGATATATCCCCCCCAGAGTTTTGTTTCCAGTGGAACGGGTTTTTGGTAGCTTCCTGTATAAGATCGATTCAAAGTTGATAAAAAGCTCCCATCTTATTTGTTAGTGCCGGTTTTTATATTTTTCGATGAACAAACGATTAAAGCAACTATAATAAAATGGAAAAATCCTAAACAGCCTAATAAAAAC
This window contains:
- a CDS encoding DNA-binding protein, whose amino-acid sequence is MEVMEKVLEWLRSGNDEANDIIDLPWAVKQLEPNLYAAEHPRMPFTLLVSFGDGFIRLLVSMGLETFSMTKDEKLKVYHALLKLNAEINLMKFILMGMNDDVYLAVDLDSSTLGKKEFNDALSALLFGLLSAVSSLGLESEFENLLRERVLAMVYERLRKGASREELLEFLISKVGMPREEARALLSEVLPEEDERGYF
- a CDS encoding DNA-directed DNA polymerase II small subunit; this encodes MLIEDLIKNKYLITPSAYYLLEPHYKKDFTLAELIKFAKAKGTFVIDSSLAGEFLLEMGIVSTGEPVEPVSKRPEMKGSFGDSIGEISEETGETDETSTSEPALTEETSETGPLGIVESGEEAGSISTGDIAEVRPSVSVSVENSGELPESSDETFVSTGTNVNLGQSSAFSVVEEAPIENVSEGESFISTGITEPESPENEVMEILESVLENPPGESLPVEVENGKAYGNGYLDSEDYYENGNGVKPKIVYGDYGVPIAYVGEDVEGEKSYSTYEDVVIKPKEGFRYRAKEIPDEWRVTFDVKNVKFEAPKVKNAASKEGEIIIQAYSSYFKSRLKKMRRIFRENPEIGTVIDIAKLSYVRDDEVTIIGLVNSKRETAKGFMFEVEDTTGRIKVFLGKDKERASNVYNAIMPDSVVAFRGQPGRGIFFANRVFLPDVPKFRREKPPLEEKVYAILLSDIHVGSNKFCEKAFEKFLEWLNGEVNSRAEEELVSRIKYMILGGDVVDGVGIYPGQYNELAIPDIFDQYEALANLLRNVPGHITMFIGPGNHDAARTALPQPGFYEEYAKPIYKLKNAVIISNPAVINLHGREFLIAHGRGIEDVVDFIPKRSHHRPAEAMVDLLKLRHLAPTFGNKVPIAPDPEDTLVIESVPDLFQAGHVHVMEYRIYNGVFVINSGTWQAQTEFQKMVNIVPTPARVPIIDVETARLRAVVSFEQFCEGV
- a CDS encoding ORC1-type DNA replication protein; this encodes MGSDDYLTSIFEKYLHAKKIFKNKEVLRHSYTPKELPHRHEQIDELAHILVPVLRGETPSNVFVYGKTGTGKTVTVKFVTEELKKISKKYNIPVEVIYINCEIVDTHYRVLARIVNHFKAESGVEVPLVGWPTDEVYAKLKEVIDAKERFVIIVLDEIDKLIKKSGDDILYSLTRINTELSRAKVSIVGISNDLKFKEYLDARVLSSLSEEEVVFPPYDANQLRDILMQRAKEAFYDGVLDDAVVPLCAALAAREHGDARRALDLLRVAGEIAEREGASKVTERHVWKAQEKIEQDTMEEVIKTLPLHSKVLLYAIVMLDENGELPANTGDVYSVYKSLCDHLDVEPLTQRRVSDLINELDMLGIINAKVVSKGRYGRTKEIRLNVTPYMVKNIYRHDEQVRSLLTLTLSKQRRLF